TTACACAAAAATCCCCCACTTTAACCCCTTCTCCAATATAGGCATAAGGGCCTATTTCCACCCCACTACCTATTTGCGCTTTTGGGCTTACAATCGCTGTAGGATGAATCGAAGTCTGCATTTTAAAAGCCCATTGGAGATATTATCTTCTTTATAGAGCTTACGGCAAGTATAACAACTCAATGTTCTTGCCAATCTCCTCTATTCGGAGGATAGAGTCTTAACCATCGATGAGGGCAAAGAGCAGCTCTCCCTCGCAAACCGTTTCTTTGTTGACGTAACATTTCCCAAAGGCTTTCCCAATTTTTCCCCTGGCTTTGGTCATTTCCACTTCAATAATCAACGTATCTCCAGGCATAACCGGCTTACGAAACTTTACTTTGTCAGCACTCATAAAATAGCCGAGTTTCCCAGCATTGCCCGCTTTCCGTAGCAAAAGAATACTGGCTAACTGTGCCATGGCTTCAATTTGAAGCACTCCGGGCATTATCGGATGTCCTGGAAAATGGCCCTGGAAATAAGCCTCGTTCATCGTTACGGCTTTCTGGCCTATCGCCTTTACGTCATCCTGGAATCCAAGAACCCGATCAAGCATAAGGAAAGGATAACGGTGGGGAAGTATCTTCATCACCTCATTTATATCCAGAGCTCCTTCTCCAACGGGGATATTTTCCACAGGCATTAAGTGAGAAAGGTAATTTTTATAGGCTTTCTGGATCTCCTTGACAAATTTTACATTCAAAAAATGGCTAGGCCTTGCTGCAACCACCCTCGCTTTTAATCTTTTCGGGAACAAGGCAAAATCTCCAATCATATCAAAAATCTTGTGTCTGACAAACTCATTTTCAAACCGCAGGGGTTCTCGACAAAATATCGACTCTCCCCGGATAACTATGGCATTTTCCAAGCTCCCGCCTTTGATTAGCCCCTTTTCGATAAGGGGAAGAAGTTCTTCGTAAAAGACAAATGTTCGTGCAGGGGCGATTTCCGAAACAAAACTTTTAGGGTCGTAAGTCCAGCTAAAATACTGTGTAAAAAGCCCATTATGACTTGAGTGAGTACAACTGATCGAAAAGTTCTGATCAGGCCAGCCAGCAATGTATGCCCCATCTTCTCCTTCCACCCATACCGGTTCTCTCAATTCAAAAAAAGAAACCGGTTTTTCTTGTTCAACCGTTCCTACCCTGGCAATCTCGTTAGCCAGATAGATGCCACTGCCATCTCCAATGGGCGGTTCATTTGCATTCAACTCGATCAGCGCGTTATCAATCCCACACCCTCTCAAAACCGCAAGCACATGTTCGACGGTATGAACCTTGACATTGCCCTCCCCGATCGTTGTGGCTCTTTCTGTTTGCCTAACATTATCCACCGAAGCCACCACCGTGGGTTCATCAGGCAGATCAACTCTTTTAAAGACATAACCGCTATCCGCTTCGGCCGGCTTGATCACTAGCTTTACAGAATTGCCTGTATGCAGTGATTTGCCCTCCATGCTGACTTCATCCCGTATCGTCCTCTGCATTATCACAACTGACCACTCCTTTTTTTGAACTCGTTTCTCATATAAAGATCCAATGTAGCGGTTTTGCAAGCTTCTTCTCTTGTGTTTTTATCTAAAATTATATTTTTTCTTCACCCATGAGCTCTGCTACATTTGTTCAAATTATAAGCTAGGATCTTATTTCTTTTATGTTTACAACGGTTTTTTCTCGGTTCTCATCAAATAATAGAAATAACAAAGAAAAACTGTTTTTTTTTATTTTTTTCCCCCTTTTCTTTTCTCTCTTTTTGATTGTAAGCGGATGCAAGGGCCAGAGAAAAATCCAGCAAGCTCAAAGACCAGATTATCCCTTTTTTGAAGACATGGAAAAATCTTCTTTGCCTGCAGGCAAAAGGGGAGGGCTTTTTATCGAATCGAGTGCGGCTGAACCCTCAACTTTTAACTGGCTTGTCTCGGAAGATGCAACTTCTTCTTCTTTTCTCAACCTGATGTTTGATAGCCTTCTTTCTTACAACCCCATTGATGACAAGGTCATTCCTGGGTTAGCAAAGAGCTGGG
The DNA window shown above is from Methylacidiphilum caldifontis and carries:
- a CDS encoding bifunctional UDP-3-O-[3-hydroxymyristoyl] N-acetylglucosamine deacetylase/3-hydroxyacyl-ACP dehydratase, with translation MQRTIRDEVSMEGKSLHTGNSVKLVIKPAEADSGYVFKRVDLPDEPTVVASVDNVRQTERATTIGEGNVKVHTVEHVLAVLRGCGIDNALIELNANEPPIGDGSGIYLANEIARVGTVEQEKPVSFFELREPVWVEGEDGAYIAGWPDQNFSISCTHSSHNGLFTQYFSWTYDPKSFVSEIAPARTFVFYEELLPLIEKGLIKGGSLENAIVIRGESIFCREPLRFENEFVRHKIFDMIGDFALFPKRLKARVVAARPSHFLNVKFVKEIQKAYKNYLSHLMPVENIPVGEGALDINEVMKILPHRYPFLMLDRVLGFQDDVKAIGQKAVTMNEAYFQGHFPGHPIMPGVLQIEAMAQLASILLLRKAGNAGKLGYFMSADKVKFRKPVMPGDTLIIEVEMTKARGKIGKAFGKCYVNKETVCEGELLFALIDG